GGACGGCTCGGAGAAGCTGCTGGAGAGCTACGACCGGCTGATCCAGCTGGCCTATCAGAACTGGCAGTACCACTTCGAGTTCCTCAACCTCGGCTACATCGCTTACCTGGACTTCTTCAACTTCTGCAAGCAGGTCTTTCCCAACATCCCGGACCAGTCCATCGCCACCATGGTGCAGGGTGTGGACATGGAACTCTTCCGCCCGGACGACGAGCTCAAGCAGCTCGCCAAACTCGCCGTCGAACTGGGGCTGCAGCCGCATTTCAGCAACACGGACGACGTCGACGCCACCTTGCGTGCCATCGCGGCGACCCCCGGCGGGGACCGCTGGACGGCCCAGTACGAGGCTGCCAAGGACCCGTGGTTCAACTTCACCGTGGGCAACGGCTTCTACGGCCACGACAAGTATTGGAACGAACACCAGGAAATCCCGCTCGGCTACATCGCGGACTACATCCGCCGCGTGGACGAGGGCCAGGAGATCATGCGCCCGATCGAGGCCCTGATCATCGAGCGTGACCGCATCATCGAGGAATACCGGGATCTGCTGGAAGGCGAAAACCAGGCGCTCTTCGACGCCAAGCGCGGGCTTGCCGCCACCGCCTACCCGTACGTGGAGAACCACAACTTCTACATCGAGCACTGGACCATGGGCGTCTTCTGGCGCAAGATTCGCGAACTCAGCCGCATGATGCAGGCCGAGGGCTTCTGGACCGAACCGGACGACCTGCTCTACCTGGGCCGCAACGAGGTCCGCGACGCGCTCTTCGACCTGGTCACCGGCTGGGGTGTCGGCGCCAAACCGATCGGCCCGGACTACTGGCCGGAGGAGATCGAACGCCGCCGCGGGATCGTGGACGCGCTCAAGACCGCCCGGCCCGCCCCCGCCCTGAACACCCCGCCGGAAATCATCACCGAACCCTTCACCCGGATGCTCTGGGGCATCACCACGGAACAGGTCCAGCAGTGGCTGGGCGCAGGCGAGGCCGTCGAAGGCGGCGGCCTGCGCGGCATGGCCGCCTCGCCCGGCGTCGTGGAAGGCCTGGCCCGCGTGGTCACCGATGCGGACCAGCTCTCCGAGGTGCAACAGGGCGAGATCCTGGTCGCCACGGTCACCGCGCCGTCCTGGGGCCCGATCTTCGGCAAGATCAAGGCCACGGTCACGGACATTGGCGGCATGATGAGCCACGCGGCCATCGTGTGCCGCGAGTACGGCCTCCCGGCCGTGACCGGCACCGGCTCGGCGTCCACCACCATCAAGACCGGCCAGCGGCTGCGGGTGGACGGCACCAAGGGCACGGTCCAGATCCTCGACGCCGAAGACGAACTGGTCGTCGCAGGACCGGGCGCGCACAGTCACAGCCATGTCTGATGCATCGATGACCCCTACAGACGATGCAAGTTCGGGCCAAAGCGGGAACCCTGACCGCACCGTCCTGATCACCGGTGCCGCCGGCGGCCTGGGCCGGGCGTTCGCGCTCGGCTTCGGCCGCCGCGGCTACCGCGTTGCGGTGGCGGACGTGAACCTCGACGGCGCGGAGGAAACGGCCCAGCTGGTCCTGGACACCGGGGCCGACGCGGCAGCCTTCCACGCCGACGTCACCAGCGTCGCCTCCACCGAGGCCCTCGCGAAAAGCTGCGCGGAGTTCGGCAACGGGAGCATCGACGTCGTGCTTAACAACGCCGCGGTGTACGCGGGGGTGACCCGCAGCCCGTTCGAGGACATCGACCCGGCCGAATGGGACCTGGTGATGAACGTCAACCTCAAGGGCCCCTGGCTCGTCACCCGGGCCGCCAGCCCGTACCTGCCCGGGGGCGGGCGCGTCATCAACCTCTCCAGCGCCACGATCTTCAGCGGCTCGGAGCAGTGGCTGCACTACGTCGCCTCCAAGGGCGGTGTGGTGGCCCTGACCCGGGTAATGGCCAAGGAACTGGGCCGGCGGGGGATCACAGTCAACGCGATTGCCCCCGGTTTCACCCTCACCGAGGCCAGCTACGGGCTGATGGAGAACGCCGAGAACTATGGTGTGGACCGGGGCGCCATCAAGCGCGCCAGCCAGCCGGAGGACATTGTGGGCGCGGCGCTCTTCCTGGCCGGGCCGGACAGTTCCTACTACACCGGCCAGACCATGGTGGTCGACGGCGGCCGCCAGTTCATCTGACCGCCCCTTTTCACTCAACATCCCGCTTTCAACCCCGAGTCCAACCCTAAGGAGGACCAATGCCAACGGTCCATTTCACCGATGCCGCAGGCGCTGTCCGCGACGTCCAGGGCAATCCCGGCGATTCCGTCATGGAGACCGCGGTGCGCAACGGCGTCCCCGGCATCGTGGCCGAATGCGGCGGATCGCTGTCCTGTGCCACCTGCCATGTGTTCGTCCGCGAGGACTGCCTCGCCCAGCTTCCGCCGATGGAGGACATGGAGGACGAGATGCTCTACGGCACCGCAGTGGACCGCGAGGACAACTCGCGGCTGTCCTGCCAGCTCCGGCTGACCGACGAGCTCGAACTGTTCGTCACCACGCCGGAAACCCAGGTGTAGCGATGGGCGCCCACACTGCCGAGCAGCCGGCTCCCGTTACGGACCTCAGCGTCCCCACCCGCACGGGCCTGCTGATCATCGGCGCCAGCCAGTCCGGTGTCCAGCTCGCGGTTTCCCTCCGTGCGCTCGGCTTCGACGAGCACATCACCCTGCTCGGCGACGAGGACCACCGCCCCTACCAGCGCCCGGCCCTGTCCAAGGAGTTCCTGCAGGGCACGGTGGAGAGCGAATCCCTGATCTTCCGCTCCAACGAGTACTGGGCCGAACACAACGTGGACCTGGTCAAGGGCGAATACATCGTCAGGATCGACAAGGAGGCCGACGGCTCCGGCGTGGCGCACTCATCCTCCGGCAAGCAGTTCCCCTTCAAACGGCTGGCCCTCACCGTGGGCGCCCGCGCCCGGAAACTGGAGATCGAGGGCGGGGATCTTGACGGCGTGCTCTACTTGCGAAACGCTGACGACGCCCTGGCGCTCAAGGCCAGGGTGGGGGACGCGCAGGACGTTGTGGTGATCGGCGGCGGGTTCATCGGCCTCGAAGCTGCGTCCAGCCTGCAGAAGATGGGCAAGAACGTCACAGTGCTGGAGTTCGGCCCCCGGCTCGTTGGCCGGGCCGTGGGTGAGGAAACCGCCGAGTATTTCCTGCAGGCACACCGGTCCCGGGGCCTGGACATCCGGCTGAATACCAGCGCCAGGCGCTTCACCGGGGCCGACGGCGGAACTTCAGTTGCCGCCGTCGAACTCCAGGACGGCACTGTGCTGCCCGCGCAGATAGTGCTGGTGGGCATCGGTGTCATCCCCAACACCCAACTCGCCGAACAGCTCGGCCTGACCGTGGACAACGGGATCGTCGTGGACCGCTTCGCGCTGGCCTCGGACGGCACCACGGTGGCGATCGGAGACTGCGCCAATATGCCCAACCCCGTGCCCGGCTCGGAACCCGGCGAGCGGATCCGGCTGGAGAGCGTCAACAACGCCATCGAACACGCCAAGGTGGCCGCCTACTCACTCACCGGCCGGCGGGAAGAATACGCCGGCATCCCGTGGTTCTGGTCCAACCAGGCCGACCTCAAACTCCAGATCGCCGGACTCTGCAACGGCTATGACCGGACCGTGCTGCGGCGGGACGAGGAACGCGGGAAATTCAGCGTCCTTTACTACCGCCAGGGCCAGGTCATCGCCGCGGACTGCGTCAATGCGCCGCTGGACTTCATGGCCGTGAAAAACGCCCTGGCCAAGGGGCAGAACATCCCCGCCGACGCCGCCGCGGACCCGGCCACCCCCCTCAAAACGATCACCACGGACAGCTAGCCAGCCGGCCGGCCCACCCGAAGGAGCATTATGACCACCCCCAAGACCCCGGTTGCCGACCCCGGCACCGCGAGCCAGGATTCCCTCGACATCGTGTCCGGCGACCCGGCAGCAGACAATCCGGCGGCAGGCAGTCCCGCTGCTGCCCGCTTTGCCGCCGCGTACCCGGTCCGCCCCGTGCCGGCACCGGGACCGGTGGACACCGCCCCGATCGCCACGACACCGGCAGCGCTCCAGGAACTTGACGGGCTCTGGAAGGCCGTGGTGCACGAGACCCGTACCCGCGGCAACGACATCCACCTGCCGATCTCACTCGCTTTCGCCGAGCGGCTCTGCCGCGCCTACCCCGAGGCCGACGCCGAGCTGGTCCGGGTGGCCACGTTGCTGCACGACACCGGCTGGGCCCATGTAGATGAATCCCGCATTATCTCCGAGGGCTTTGCGGGGGACTGGCGCAAGGCCGCCATCCGCTTCGAACACGAGAAGCAGGGCTGCGACGTCGCCCGCCGGGTGCTGCCGGGCCTGGGCTATTCCGAGGCATTCATTGAGCGCGTCTGCGAGATCATCGACGGCCACGACACCCGCCCGGTGGCACAGTCGCTGGAGGACGCACTGATGCGCGACGCCGACCGGCTGTGGCGCTTCGACCAGGCGGGGATTGCCCTGGCCTCCTCCTGGTTCAAGATGGACCCGGCCACCTACACGGACCGCCTAACCGCGGAAATCGTGCCCGAGCTCATCACCCAGGCCGCCCACGACATGGCGGCCGCCGATCTGAACCGCTCCACCGCCCTGCTCAAGACGGCAGTGATCCGATGACCGCGGCCACGCACGACGCTCCCGCTGTGGCCGCCCGTGCCGGGCTCAAGTTGCCGTATACGCACGTGGGGGACATCTTCGTCGACGGTGCCTGGACCCCGGCACGCGGCACCGGCCGCAACCCGGTCACCGATCCCGCCACGGGCGAGGTCTGGGGCTCCGTTCCGGACGGATCCCCTGAAGACGTCGACGCCGCCGTCGGCTCCGCCCGCAGGGCTTTCGACGACGGCATGTGGCCGCGGCTGACGCCGTCCGAGCGGGCGGCGTACCTGCTGCGCATCGCCGAGGAAGTGGAGAAGCGCGCCGAGGAGCTCTCGCTGACGAACACCCGGGAGAACGGCTCGCCGGTCTCGGAATCCGCGGGGGCCGCGGCCAACGCCGCGGGCATCTTCCGGTACTTCGCCACCCTCGCCGGTTACCTTGAACGCGAGGACGTGCGGGCTTTCCCCCAGGGCGGCGGCGAGTCCGTGGTCCGACGCGAACCAATCGGTGTGTGCGCGCTGATCGCGCCCTGGAACTTCCCGATCAACCTCGTCGTGATCAAGCTGGCTCCGGCGCTGCTGGCCGGCTGTACCGTGGTGATCAAGCCGGCGTCGCCAACGCCGCTCTCGCTCCGGGTGATCATCGACGCCGTGGCCGCGGCCGGCGTCCCGGCCGGCGTCGTCAACCTGGTGACCGGCTCCGGCCGGCTGGGGGACTCCCTGGTGAAGCACCCGGGCGTGGACAAGGTCGCCTTCACCGGTTCCACCCCGGTCGGCCGGAAGATCGCGGCGGCCTGCGGCGAACTGCTGCGCCCTGTCACGCTGGAGTTGGGCGGAAAGTCAAGCGCAATCGTGCTGCCGGACGCGGACCTGGACGCGATGTCCAAGGTGCTGATCCGGTCCTCGATGCGCAACACCGGGCAGACCTGCTACATCTCCACCCGGATCCTGGCCCCCGCCAGCCGTTACGAGGAAGTGGTGGACATGGTCACCAGCACCATCGCCGCCGGCAAGCAGGGAGACCCGCTGGATCCGGATACGGTCTTTGGCCCGTGCGCCACCGAGTCGCAGTATAGGACCGTGCTGGAGTACGTGGAATCGGGTCTGGCCGAAGGCGCCCGCGCCACCACCGGCGGACGTGCGGCGTCACTGGGAGGCGGACTCGAAGGCGGGTACTTCGTGGAACCGACCGTGTTCGCCGACGTCACCCCGGAGATGCGGATCTCCCGGGAGGAGATTTTCGGCCCGGTCATCTGCATCCTGAAGTACAACGACGCCGGCGGCAGCGCTGATGAGGCCGTGGAGTTGGCGAACAACACCGAGTTCGGTCTGGGCGGCCTGGTGTTCGGCGCAGACCCGGAAGCGGCGCTGGCCGTGGCGGACCGGATGGACACCGGCTCGGTAGGCATCAACTTTTTCGCCTCCAACCACGCCGCGCCCTTCGGCGGACGTCACGATTCCGGCCTCGGCACCGAGTACGGCGTCGAGGGCCTCAACGCCTACCTGAGCTACAAATCCATTCACCGGAAGGTGTAGGAGGGCAGCGGGGTCAGGTTTCATTCAGCCGGGCCGGGGATAATTAGACGAGGCGCGGCGCCCGGGATCATCGCTGGCGCGCGGAAACGAAATCATCCAGAGGGAACTGCGGAGGTCATTTGGCGTTGCTAGTTGATGGAACAGTCGGGACGGCTGCCGGGCAAAGTGCCGGGCAGACCGCCCGGCAAAGTGCCGGGCGGCAAAGGCTGGACGGATTGGACGTGCTCCGCGGTGCGGCCGTCGGTGCGGTGCTGTTGGGACATTCGTGGCCGGGTGTATTTCAAGGTGCGGGCATTGTCGGCGTGATCGTCTTCTTCGTCCTGAGCGGCTACTTGATAACAGGAGTGCTGCTGAGGGACATCGAACGGCACCGCAAAGTCCGCTACGGCCGTTTCTATGCGCATCGGGCGTTCCGGCTGTTACCGGCGCTCATCGCCTTCCTTGGCGTCTACGCCATCGTTGAATTGACAGCTGACGTCCTGGGGGATCGATCGAAGGGCATCATCGGCTATACCCTCCTCGCCGGTTTCGGCTACCTGAAAGACCTGCCGCTGCCTTTTGACGTGAGCATGGCAATCGGACCGCTCTGGACGCTGGCGGTGGAGGAACAGTTTTACCTGATCTGGCCGGCACTGCTGGTGCTTGCGCTGCGGAGGAACCGCCAAGGACAGCTGGTCGGCTGGTCTGCAGCCGTGGTCTTCTCCCTGATGACGGCGAGCGTCCTGGCCATGCTGATCCTGGCTCCGCACCTTCACTCCCTCGTGTACGCCCTTCCCACGACGTGGGGCCTCGGGCTGATCATCGGCTCGGCACTGCGCCTCTACAGGGTCCGGATGTTCAGCTGGTTCTCGGGCCGGCGGCCCAGGCGGCTGGCCTTGCCGGGCGCTGTCCTTGTCCTCGCAGCCCTGGTGTTCTTTCCCAGGGCCAACGAGTCGCCGGCCTTCTTCTTTGTCGGAGGTCCGCTGGCCATGGCTGCCGCGGCCG
Above is a window of Arthrobacter sp. FB24 DNA encoding:
- a CDS encoding SDR family NAD(P)-dependent oxidoreductase, with translation MSDASMTPTDDASSGQSGNPDRTVLITGAAGGLGRAFALGFGRRGYRVAVADVNLDGAEETAQLVLDTGADAAAFHADVTSVASTEALAKSCAEFGNGSIDVVLNNAAVYAGVTRSPFEDIDPAEWDLVMNVNLKGPWLVTRAASPYLPGGGRVINLSSATIFSGSEQWLHYVASKGGVVALTRVMAKELGRRGITVNAIAPGFTLTEASYGLMENAENYGVDRGAIKRASQPEDIVGAALFLAGPDSSYYTGQTMVVDGGRQFI
- a CDS encoding aldehyde dehydrogenase family protein, with translation MTAATHDAPAVAARAGLKLPYTHVGDIFVDGAWTPARGTGRNPVTDPATGEVWGSVPDGSPEDVDAAVGSARRAFDDGMWPRLTPSERAAYLLRIAEEVEKRAEELSLTNTRENGSPVSESAGAAANAAGIFRYFATLAGYLEREDVRAFPQGGGESVVRREPIGVCALIAPWNFPINLVVIKLAPALLAGCTVVIKPASPTPLSLRVIIDAVAAAGVPAGVVNLVTGSGRLGDSLVKHPGVDKVAFTGSTPVGRKIAAACGELLRPVTLELGGKSSAIVLPDADLDAMSKVLIRSSMRNTGQTCYISTRILAPASRYEEVVDMVTSTIAAGKQGDPLDPDTVFGPCATESQYRTVLEYVESGLAEGARATTGGRAASLGGGLEGGYFVEPTVFADVTPEMRISREEIFGPVICILKYNDAGGSADEAVELANNTEFGLGGLVFGADPEAALAVADRMDTGSVGINFFASNHAAPFGGRHDSGLGTEYGVEGLNAYLSYKSIHRKV
- a CDS encoding 2Fe-2S iron-sulfur cluster-binding protein; the protein is MPTVHFTDAAGAVRDVQGNPGDSVMETAVRNGVPGIVAECGGSLSCATCHVFVREDCLAQLPPMEDMEDEMLYGTAVDREDNSRLSCQLRLTDELELFVTTPETQV
- a CDS encoding acyltransferase family protein encodes the protein MLRGAAVGAVLLGHSWPGVFQGAGIVGVIVFFVLSGYLITGVLLRDIERHRKVRYGRFYAHRAFRLLPALIAFLGVYAIVELTADVLGDRSKGIIGYTLLAGFGYLKDLPLPFDVSMAIGPLWTLAVEEQFYLIWPALLVLALRRNRQGQLVGWSAAVVFSLMTASVLAMLILAPHLHSLVYALPTTWGLGLIIGSALRLYRVRMFSWFSGRRPRRLALPGAVLVLAALVFFPRANESPAFFFVGGPLAMAAAAVLVVLAASRSQVMPRWTRPLQMLGTVSYAAYLWNYVVILWLNGGSTADLPPLVAVSAILLTLLVAVISWCTVEKLGRAGRDRFDRYCAARAGAGSR
- a CDS encoding PEP-utilizing enzyme; this translates as MSLKSFPKPSELAVPAGAEGWEKIYPYYLVFQDKLKEQEDAKFWFCDSQHWPTVFKPFETIGGEFAVKCLGQYNARHLMIPNANGIEFRVHLGYLYMSPIPVPEDQIAARVPLFEQRVGHYFQNWDKLLKQWHVKVKGTIDEMETISFPGLPDMVPMEDILSGKGKDGSEKLLESYDRLIQLAYQNWQYHFEFLNLGYIAYLDFFNFCKQVFPNIPDQSIATMVQGVDMELFRPDDELKQLAKLAVELGLQPHFSNTDDVDATLRAIAATPGGDRWTAQYEAAKDPWFNFTVGNGFYGHDKYWNEHQEIPLGYIADYIRRVDEGQEIMRPIEALIIERDRIIEEYRDLLEGENQALFDAKRGLAATAYPYVENHNFYIEHWTMGVFWRKIRELSRMMQAEGFWTEPDDLLYLGRNEVRDALFDLVTGWGVGAKPIGPDYWPEEIERRRGIVDALKTARPAPALNTPPEIITEPFTRMLWGITTEQVQQWLGAGEAVEGGGLRGMAASPGVVEGLARVVTDADQLSEVQQGEILVATVTAPSWGPIFGKIKATVTDIGGMMSHAAIVCREYGLPAVTGTGSASTTIKTGQRLRVDGTKGTVQILDAEDELVVAGPGAHSHSHV
- a CDS encoding NAD(P)/FAD-dependent oxidoreductase, with translation MGAHTAEQPAPVTDLSVPTRTGLLIIGASQSGVQLAVSLRALGFDEHITLLGDEDHRPYQRPALSKEFLQGTVESESLIFRSNEYWAEHNVDLVKGEYIVRIDKEADGSGVAHSSSGKQFPFKRLALTVGARARKLEIEGGDLDGVLYLRNADDALALKARVGDAQDVVVIGGGFIGLEAASSLQKMGKNVTVLEFGPRLVGRAVGEETAEYFLQAHRSRGLDIRLNTSARRFTGADGGTSVAAVELQDGTVLPAQIVLVGIGVIPNTQLAEQLGLTVDNGIVVDRFALASDGTTVAIGDCANMPNPVPGSEPGERIRLESVNNAIEHAKVAAYSLTGRREEYAGIPWFWSNQADLKLQIAGLCNGYDRTVLRRDEERGKFSVLYYRQGQVIAADCVNAPLDFMAVKNALAKGQNIPADAAADPATPLKTITTDS
- a CDS encoding HD domain-containing protein, with the protein product MTTPKTPVADPGTASQDSLDIVSGDPAADNPAAGSPAAARFAAAYPVRPVPAPGPVDTAPIATTPAALQELDGLWKAVVHETRTRGNDIHLPISLAFAERLCRAYPEADAELVRVATLLHDTGWAHVDESRIISEGFAGDWRKAAIRFEHEKQGCDVARRVLPGLGYSEAFIERVCEIIDGHDTRPVAQSLEDALMRDADRLWRFDQAGIALASSWFKMDPATYTDRLTAEIVPELITQAAHDMAAADLNRSTALLKTAVIR